One Variibacter gotjawalensis genomic window, GACCAGATCTCTATGTCAACGAAGCCATTGTGCCGTCGGGCACGATCAGGACTCGCAGCGATGCTGACATGGCTCGAGCCGACGAATACACACTTCTCTCGGCGCTTCTTTGTCGTGCTCCTTCTGCGGATCTGCTGAAGCGTCTCTCGCGTCTGCAAGTGAGTGCATCGCCGATCGGCGTCGCCCACGCGGCGTTAGCAGCCGCCGCTTCGGACACGACTGTCGCAAAGGCTGGGCAGGAGTTCTTTGATCTCTTCATCGGGCTCGGCCGCGGCGAACTTGTCCCTTACGCATCTTTCTATCTCACGGGATTTTTGCACGAACGTCCGCTCGCGCGTCTGCGCGGTGACCTGCAGGAACTCGGCATCGAACGCGCGCCGGAGAATCACGAGCCAGAAGATCACGCGGCGCTTCTCTGCGAGATCATGGCGTCGATCGCTAACGGCACGATTCCGGTCGACGCCGAAGTTGAGCAGCAAATTTTCGAAAAGCATCTCAAGCCGTGGATCGGCCGTTTCTTCGGCGATCTCGAGCAGGCGGAACACGCCAGCTTCTATCGTGCGGTCGGCCACGTCGGCCGGATCTTCATCGACATCGAATGTGAGGCGTTTGCGCTGCCGGTTTGATCCGGTGGCTGCAGGGAGGACGGGCATGAGCGAGAAAGCCGGGAAAGATTTTGGACGCCGCGATTTTCTGCGCGGCTTCGGCGCCGGCGCTGCCGGTGCTGCGACTGTTGTTGCCGCGCCATTGATCTCGACGGCGGAAGCGGCCGAAAGCGACGCCGACAAAAAGAAGGCGCGCTATCAGGAAACTCCGCACGTGAAGAAGTTCTACAGCGTCAACCGTTATCCGGCGAAGAAGTGAGGCCAGCATGCTGATTAAACGTAGCGAACGGCAAGCGCGGCGCGGTGGGCTTTCGGCCTCTCTGGCCGGCGGCCAGTATACGGGT contains:
- a CDS encoding TorD/DmsD family molecular chaperone, which gives rise to MARADEYTLLSALLCRAPSADLLKRLSRLQVSASPIGVAHAALAAAASDTTVAKAGQEFFDLFIGLGRGELVPYASFYLTGFLHERPLARLRGDLQELGIERAPENHEPEDHAALLCEIMASIANGTIPVDAEVEQQIFEKHLKPWIGRFFGDLEQAEHASFYRAVGHVGRIFIDIECEAFALPV
- a CDS encoding twin-arginine translocation signal domain-containing protein; translation: MSEKAGKDFGRRDFLRGFGAGAAGAATVVAAPLISTAEAAESDADKKKARYQETPHVKKFYSVNRYPAKK